From Delphinus delphis chromosome X, mDelDel1.2, whole genome shotgun sequence, a single genomic window includes:
- the LOC138413956 gene encoding cilia- and flagella-associated protein 251-like encodes MKETQARPPEHPGSAVVCANEEYLSGSHSKQSTALFDQPVILRNDLREADSMERTSSQTELEEHKKQGSATGGQNRAGSGMGNIPVLVPGRVVLAERHVRGRGVATARDLQVAVRALWEEQGGQEVAQPIVEEYWDVQLVEGEEEAEEEEEVEEAEEAKEEEVEEVEEAEEEEVEEAEEEEVEEAEEAKEEEVDEAEEAEEEEAEEAEEEEVEEAEEAKEEEVDEAEEAEEEEVEEAEEAKEEEVEEAEEAEEEEVEEAEEAKEEEVDEAEEAEEEEAEEAEEAEEVEVEEAEEAKEEEVEEAEEAEEEEVEEAEEAKEDEEKNEEVKEGDRDKEEDKNYVDKEEEEDVLARPHAGHAVVRRCSWEPREPGERGDQMLEGECQAEGNPPWEPWEPAEGAASQKAEEPAAAAVEAEFWLGEVLADASESWEAGACGPDDRAEAGEGRPRPQALAAPAGASASKAGRAQRWPLAVRQRVKALKNRQARYAQVEAQFCKDL; translated from the exons ATGAAGGAGACTCAAGCAAGACCGCCAGAGCACCCCGGAAGTGCCGTGGTGTGTGCCAATGAAGAATACCTTTCTGGTTCTCACTCCAAACAGAGTACAGCTCTTTTTGACCAACCCGTTATTCTCCGTAATGACTTGAGAGAAGCTGATTCCATGGAGAGAACCAGCAGCCAGACAGAACTGGAGGAGCACA AAAAGCAAGGCTCAGCCACAGGTGGTCAGAACAGAGCAGGCAGTGGGATGGGCAACATCCCTGTATTAGTCCCAGGACGAGTTGTGCTTGCAGAACGGCACGTCAGGGGCCGTGGGGTCGCCACCGCTAGGGACTTACAGGTGGCGGTGCGAGCCCTTTGGGAAGAGCAGGGTGGGCAGGAGGTTGCCCAGCCCATAGTCGAGGAGTACTGGGATGTACAGCTGGtagaaggggaggaagaggcagaagaggaggaggaagtggaggaggcagaggaggctaaagaggaggaagtggaggaggtagaggaggctgaagaggaggaagtggaggaggctgaagaggaggaagtggaggaggcagaggaggctAAAGAGGAGGAAGTGGACGAGGCGGAGGAGGCTGAAGAGGAGGAAGCGGAGGAGGCTGAAGAGGAAGAagtggaggaggcagaggaggctAAAGAGGAGGAAGTGGACGAGGCGGAGGAGGCTgaagaggaggaagtggaggaggcggaggaggctaaagaggaggaagtggaggaggcggaggaggctgaagaggaggaagtggaggaggcagaggaggctAAAGAGGAGGAAGTGGATGAGGCGGAGGAGGCtgaagaggaggaagcagaggaggcggaggaggcTGAAGAGGTGGaagtggaggaggcggaggaggctaaagaggaggaagtggaggaggcggaggaggctgaagaggaggaagtggaggaggcagaggaggctAAAGAGGACGAGGAGAAGAACGAAGAGgtgaaggagggagacagagacaaggAAGAGGACAAGAATTATGTGgacaaagaggaggaggaggatg TCCTGGCCCGGCCGCACGCCGGCCACGCGGTGGTCAGGCGCTGCTCTTGGGAGCCCAGGGAGCCGGGAGAGAGAGGGGACCAGATGCTGGAAGGCGAGTGCCAGGCAGAGGGCAACCCGCCCTGGGAGCCGTGGGAACCTGCAGAGGGGGCGGCATCCCAGAAGGCAGAGGAACCAGCGGCGGCGGCAGTGGAGGCCGAGTTCTGGTTGGGCGAGGTCCTGGCTGATGCCTCCGAGTCCTGGGAGGCTGGGGCCTGTGGACCTGACGACAGGGCCGAAGCTGGCGAGGGGCGGCCCAGGCCTCAGGCCCTTGCAGCCCCTGCTGGGGCATCGGCCTCAAAGGCAGGTCGCGCTCAGCGCTGGCCTCTGGCGGTTAGGCAGCGGGTCAAAGCTCTCAAAAACCGTCAGGCACGATATGCACAAGTAGAAGCCCAGTTCTGTAAAGACCTTTAG